Proteins co-encoded in one Synergistaceae bacterium genomic window:
- a CDS encoding MATE family efflux transporter encodes MEKTTDKSRAMGTDSIGRLMLRFSIPAIVGMVANALYNIVDRLFVGQTVGASGIGAISVVFPFTIMVIAYGLLIGVGAGSYISMSLGEKRRARAEKGMGNAILLIAGGGIVLTLVGFFFAEPILRLSGSGDTLLPMAMEYMGYIVWGVFFSNLAFGLNYFIRAEGNPRYAMFTLIIGAGANVALDAWFILVLDMGVAGAAIATLISQVISASWAVAYYVRRMGALRFRLKNLNLEWRVVKRILAVGSAPALTEISFTYVLIVFNRTLRLYGGDLAISAMGIFFSLDSLFFLPVLGLAGGVQPIISYNYGAKNYDRVIRSVLAAIKIGALFFTMSFTLVMLVPGHMIRLFSPDNPELLAMGARGMRLAYCGIILASVSLVASHTFQAIGKARIGIFLTLSRHFFFILLPLFILPPILGIDGVWLSMPLSDLGGAMAGSWFLRREFREMRSCEALLRISLDGGCGAPAD; translated from the coding sequence ATGGAAAAAACAACGGACAAATCGCGCGCGATGGGTACCGACTCCATCGGCCGCCTGATGCTTCGCTTCTCCATTCCCGCGATAGTCGGAATGGTGGCCAACGCGCTGTACAACATAGTCGACAGGCTCTTCGTCGGACAGACGGTCGGGGCCTCCGGGATAGGGGCGATCAGCGTCGTCTTCCCCTTCACCATAATGGTCATAGCCTACGGCCTGCTGATCGGAGTGGGCGCCGGGTCTTACATCTCCATGTCCCTGGGCGAGAAGAGGCGCGCCAGGGCGGAGAAGGGGATGGGAAACGCCATCCTGCTCATAGCCGGAGGGGGAATCGTGCTCACCCTGGTCGGCTTCTTCTTCGCAGAGCCGATACTGAGGCTCTCCGGGTCCGGCGACACCCTCCTTCCGATGGCGATGGAGTACATGGGATACATAGTCTGGGGGGTATTCTTCTCGAACTTGGCCTTCGGCCTGAACTACTTCATCCGGGCGGAGGGAAACCCGCGATACGCCATGTTCACTCTGATCATAGGCGCGGGGGCGAACGTGGCCCTGGACGCCTGGTTCATCCTCGTCCTGGACATGGGCGTGGCCGGCGCTGCGATAGCCACCCTGATCTCGCAGGTCATATCGGCCTCGTGGGCGGTGGCCTACTACGTGCGCAGGATGGGGGCCCTGCGCTTCCGCCTGAAGAACCTGAACCTGGAATGGCGCGTCGTGAAGCGGATCCTCGCGGTCGGATCGGCGCCCGCCCTGACCGAGATAAGCTTCACCTACGTCCTGATAGTCTTCAACCGCACCCTGCGCCTCTACGGCGGGGACCTGGCGATATCGGCGATGGGGATCTTCTTCAGCCTGGACAGCCTCTTCTTCCTGCCGGTGCTCGGCCTTGCAGGCGGTGTGCAGCCCATAATAAGCTACAACTACGGGGCCAAGAACTACGACCGGGTTATACGATCGGTGCTAGCGGCGATAAAGATCGGCGCTCTCTTCTTCACCATGAGCTTCACCCTGGTGATGCTGGTTCCCGGCCACATGATACGACTGTTCAGCCCCGACAACCCGGAGCTGCTGGCGATGGGCGCAAGGGGCATGAGGCTGGCCTACTGCGGCATAATCCTGGCCTCGGTGAGCTTGGTGGCGTCTCACACCTTCCAGGCCATAGGCAAGGCGCGGATAGGCATCTTCCTGACCCTGTCGAGGCACTTCTTCTTCATCCTGCTGCCCCTGTTCATACTTCCCCCGATACTGGGGATCGACGGGGTGTGGCTCTCCATGCCCCTGTCGGACCTTGGCGGGGCGATGGCGGGGTCTTGGTTCCTGCGGCGGGAGTTCAGGGAGATGAGGTCCTGCGAGGCGCTTCTGAGGATTTCCCTCGACGGGGGGTGCGGCGCGCCCGCCGATTGA
- a CDS encoding DUF1254 domain-containing protein gives MEIRKNLQWYCLVLAIFMLPLAGCSLSGGASSYEEARAIAEEAYIFAYPMLENYRMMQMQAITADNFNRLVHSTELNGPGVADGIREQRDTLSSTAWLDLQAEPMVLTVPPVPDRYYSFQFIDMFAFNFAYVSPRAFGRSGGVFVIAGPDWNGKKPRGVDSVFRSEGNFVLCMGRTEVNGEDDIPNVRAIQERYTLKPLSSWLGMAPPKAPSRDPFPLYMRIAADSAHFISYLNFMLGQTVQHPSEEQLYERFGMLGIGPSYRFDANEFSGTIRDAIDDAVESALEQIEDSQAVLCEETNGWALYRRVFGDRERMQGLYLVRASAAKSMLYGADQEETTYINAFYDEDGDPLDASEQNYVLRFERDELPPVDSFWSLTMYESPSLSLVENDLERYSLGSRTSSLIYGADGSLNIYISAESPGGSNEANWLPAPAGPFSPTLRLYLPQAIPGTQHYVPPAIRKE, from the coding sequence GTGGAGATCAGGAAAAATCTTCAGTGGTACTGCCTGGTACTGGCCATATTCATGCTTCCTCTTGCCGGATGCTCCCTCTCGGGAGGCGCCTCCAGCTACGAGGAGGCGCGGGCGATAGCGGAGGAGGCTTACATCTTCGCCTACCCGATGCTGGAGAACTACCGGATGATGCAGATGCAGGCCATCACCGCGGACAACTTCAACCGCCTCGTCCACTCGACGGAGCTGAACGGCCCGGGCGTGGCCGACGGCATCAGGGAGCAGAGGGACACCCTCTCCTCCACCGCCTGGCTCGACCTCCAGGCCGAGCCCATGGTGCTGACCGTGCCGCCTGTCCCGGACAGGTACTACTCCTTCCAGTTCATCGACATGTTCGCCTTCAACTTCGCCTACGTCAGCCCCCGCGCCTTCGGCAGGTCGGGGGGCGTGTTCGTCATAGCCGGCCCGGACTGGAACGGCAAGAAGCCTCGCGGAGTGGACTCCGTATTTCGCTCGGAGGGCAACTTCGTCCTCTGCATGGGGCGCACCGAGGTGAACGGGGAGGACGACATACCCAACGTGCGGGCCATACAGGAGCGCTACACCCTGAAGCCTTTGAGCTCCTGGCTGGGGATGGCGCCGCCGAAGGCCCCCTCCCGCGATCCCTTCCCGCTGTACATGAGGATAGCCGCCGACTCGGCCCACTTCATCTCCTACCTCAACTTCATGCTCGGCCAGACCGTGCAGCATCCGTCCGAGGAGCAGCTGTACGAGCGCTTCGGCATGTTGGGCATCGGCCCCTCCTACCGCTTCGACGCCAACGAGTTCAGCGGCACCATCCGCGACGCCATAGACGACGCCGTCGAGTCCGCTCTCGAGCAGATAGAGGACTCGCAGGCCGTCCTCTGCGAGGAGACCAACGGATGGGCCCTCTACCGCCGGGTCTTCGGCGACCGGGAGAGGATGCAGGGGCTCTACCTCGTCAGGGCGAGCGCGGCCAAATCCATGCTCTACGGCGCGGATCAGGAGGAGACGACCTACATCAACGCATTTTACGACGAAGACGGCGATCCGCTGGACGCCTCCGAGCAGAACTATGTCCTGCGCTTTGAGAGGGATGAGCTGCCGCCTGTCGACTCGTTTTGGTCCCTCACCATGTACGAGTCGCCGAGCCTGAGCCTGGTCGAGAACGACCTGGAGCGCTACTCCCTCGGCAGCAGGACCTCGTCCCTGATCTACGGCGCGGACGGGTCGCTCAACATATACATAAGCGCCGAGTCCCCCGGAGGCTCCAACGAGGCCAACTGGCTCCCGGCTCCCGCCGGCCCCTTCTCGCCCACCCTGCGGCTCTACCTCCCGCAGGCAATCCCCGGGACGCAGCACTACGTCCCCCCCGCGATACGTAAAGAATAA
- a CDS encoding ABC transporter ATP-binding protein, translated as MDIQSKSVTLEGVSKIFKDPQSGRDVVAVDGANFTIEPGELVTLLGPSGCGKTTTLRMIAGFELPTTGRIKIDSEDITLLPPNKRDTAMVFQSYGLFPHMNVFDNVAYGLKLRKVPQRELTERVMRYLGMVGLGDLAKRPPSRLSGGQQQRVALARSLIVEPSVLLLDEPLSNLDALLREQMRVEIRRIQKSLGITAAYVTHDRVEAMSLSDRIIVMDEGRIVQVGTPHQIYRDPVDAFVAGFIGKVAFFPATVQGIDEACTVEVRGKTFVLPRFSERLSAGDRALVMCRPESLTLLPPGEGILDGRVTTNVYLGHSIESFVSTDMGEILVQVDNPDAQRVFGEGEAVSVSFIPELTKALPEE; from the coding sequence ATGGATATTCAATCGAAATCAGTCACGCTAGAGGGCGTGAGCAAAATTTTCAAGGATCCGCAGTCGGGGCGCGACGTGGTCGCGGTCGACGGGGCGAACTTCACCATCGAGCCGGGGGAGCTGGTTACCCTGCTGGGCCCGTCCGGGTGCGGCAAGACGACGACCCTGCGCATGATCGCCGGCTTCGAGCTGCCGACCACGGGGAGGATAAAGATCGACTCGGAGGACATCACCCTTCTGCCGCCGAACAAGCGTGACACGGCGATGGTCTTCCAGAGCTACGGTCTCTTCCCCCACATGAACGTCTTCGACAACGTGGCGTATGGGCTGAAGCTGCGCAAGGTGCCGCAGAGGGAGCTGACCGAGAGGGTGATGCGCTACCTCGGGATGGTCGGCCTGGGCGACCTGGCGAAGAGACCTCCGTCTCGCCTGTCCGGGGGACAGCAGCAGAGAGTCGCGCTGGCTCGCTCACTGATAGTGGAGCCGTCCGTGCTCCTGTTGGACGAGCCTCTGTCGAACCTGGACGCCCTGCTGCGGGAGCAGATGAGGGTGGAGATAAGGCGAATACAGAAGTCGCTGGGCATAACAGCCGCCTACGTCACGCACGACCGGGTGGAGGCGATGAGCCTGTCGGACAGGATCATCGTGATGGACGAGGGGAGGATAGTCCAGGTAGGCACGCCTCACCAGATCTACCGAGACCCGGTGGACGCCTTCGTTGCGGGGTTCATAGGCAAGGTAGCCTTCTTCCCCGCCACGGTGCAAGGAATAGACGAGGCCTGCACGGTCGAGGTCAGGGGGAAGACCTTCGTCCTGCCGCGCTTCTCCGAACGGCTGAGCGCCGGGGACCGGGCGTTGGTGATGTGCCGACCGGAGTCGCTGACCCTGCTGCCGCCCGGAGAGGGGATACTGGACGGACGTGTGACGACCAACGTCTATCTGGGTCACAGCATAGAGTCGTTCGTGTCGACCGACATGGGGGAGATACTGGTGCAGGTGGACAACCCGGACGCGCAGAGAGTCTTCGGCGAGGGAGAGGCGGTATCGGTCTCATTCATCCCGGAGCTGACGAAGGCACTGCCAGAGGAATAG
- a CDS encoding DUF917 family protein yields MAKIQLTMDLLEEALLGASVLGGGNGAQIDEAMELGELALKVNPPVLLDIEDLPPDGMVVTCASVTCPHRSKAPFVSPRAHVRSLEILLENGLERPAALTPNESGGGGIVNGWLEASVLGLPVVDAPCNGRAHPTPEMGSMGLHLDSDYHGMQAFAGGDPEQGRYVEGILRGGIKMVCTSLRHVACAAGGILAVARNPVKAEYLEKHAAPGAIKLAISLGQAIKESRINGGAAVADAVLSILNGEVLYSGKVDAVDRFTAGGIDSGAASMGDLSLTFWREYMTVERGDEEEEDERERLATFPDLITVFDAATGMTIPGAEIAEDMDVIMIRVPKARLLLGAGMRCPDLFEQAEKVIGKELLQYLEL; encoded by the coding sequence ATGGCCAAGATACAACTTACCATGGACCTGCTCGAGGAGGCCCTTCTCGGGGCGTCCGTCCTCGGCGGAGGAAATGGAGCGCAGATAGACGAGGCCATGGAGCTGGGCGAGCTTGCGCTCAAGGTCAACCCGCCAGTGCTCCTGGACATAGAGGATCTGCCGCCCGACGGAATGGTGGTGACCTGCGCCTCCGTGACCTGCCCCCACAGAAGCAAGGCCCCGTTCGTCAGCCCAAGGGCGCACGTCAGGAGTCTGGAAATCCTGCTGGAGAACGGCCTCGAGCGACCCGCCGCCCTCACGCCCAACGAGAGCGGCGGCGGGGGCATAGTCAACGGATGGCTAGAGGCGTCCGTCCTCGGGCTGCCCGTCGTCGACGCCCCGTGCAACGGCCGTGCCCACCCCACGCCCGAGATGGGCTCGATGGGGCTGCACCTGGACTCCGACTACCACGGAATGCAGGCCTTCGCGGGAGGAGACCCGGAGCAGGGCAGGTACGTCGAGGGGATTCTGCGCGGCGGCATCAAGATGGTCTGCACATCCCTTCGCCACGTGGCCTGCGCGGCCGGGGGAATCCTGGCCGTCGCCCGAAACCCGGTGAAGGCCGAGTATCTGGAGAAGCACGCGGCGCCCGGTGCGATAAAGCTCGCCATATCCCTCGGGCAGGCGATTAAAGAGTCGCGCATCAACGGCGGTGCTGCGGTCGCCGATGCAGTGCTGTCGATACTCAACGGAGAAGTGCTATACAGCGGCAAGGTCGACGCCGTGGACAGATTCACAGCGGGAGGCATCGACTCGGGCGCCGCATCCATGGGCGACCTCTCCCTGACCTTCTGGAGGGAGTACATGACGGTCGAGCGGGGTGACGAGGAGGAGGAAGACGAGAGGGAGAGGCTTGCCACCTTCCCCGACCTGATCACCGTATTCGACGCGGCCACCGGCATGACGATCCCCGGCGCCGAGATCGCAGAGGACATGGACGTCATAATGATCAGGGTGCCCAAGGCGAGGCTGCTGCTCGGCGCGGGGATGCGCTGCCCGGACCTCTTCGAGCAGGCTGAGAAGGTGATAGGCAAGGAGCTGCTCCAGTACCTGGAGCTTTGA
- a CDS encoding DUF1576 domain-containing protein — protein MGEQSGKFGSERFLVGDGGKRLFLYLFGLTLCATGLHLDSPETVFNGILRIITEPDYLISDYFYVGGRGAAFLNSGILVLLFTTILVYYKVRIRGISIASIFTVAGFSLFGKNLFNVWFIFAGVWLYARHQRESFLKFIYIAFFGTSLAPLVSQLMFGAYIPAPFKYLAGAGAGLAAGFILPSLVPAFLSVHKGYNLYNVGFAAGMIGTIFVSLLRSHGFVAEARVLWSTGSNVILAPLLLELFLLMILVGNYLNNRSFSGLNDMWSHPGRLLADFVDIFDFPLTLVNMGINGMIVTLYLLFFGDMNGPTLGGVLTVVGFSAMGKTPRTILPVIAGVMIGSISKEWGLSDPSVQLAVLFGTTLAPISGEFGWKAGMIAGYIHTSVVQYVGVLHAGFNLYNNGFAGGLVAGMLVPLFEALRGRRRRGI, from the coding sequence ATGGGCGAGCAGTCGGGCAAGTTCGGATCCGAGCGCTTTCTGGTAGGCGACGGCGGCAAAAGGCTCTTTCTCTATCTCTTCGGACTGACTCTGTGTGCGACCGGACTGCACCTGGACTCCCCGGAGACCGTGTTCAACGGCATTTTGCGCATTATCACGGAGCCTGACTACCTTATCTCCGACTACTTCTACGTCGGCGGTCGGGGTGCTGCATTCCTTAACAGCGGCATCCTCGTGCTTCTTTTCACCACGATACTGGTCTACTACAAGGTCAGGATAAGAGGCATATCGATAGCGTCCATCTTCACCGTCGCGGGTTTCTCCCTGTTCGGCAAGAACCTCTTCAACGTCTGGTTCATCTTCGCGGGCGTCTGGCTCTACGCCAGGCACCAGAGGGAGTCCTTCCTCAAGTTCATCTACATAGCCTTCTTCGGGACCTCGCTGGCGCCCTTGGTGAGCCAGCTGATGTTCGGTGCCTACATTCCCGCCCCCTTCAAGTACCTGGCCGGGGCCGGCGCGGGGCTGGCCGCGGGCTTCATCCTCCCCTCCCTAGTGCCGGCATTCCTCTCCGTCCACAAGGGCTACAACCTCTACAACGTCGGCTTCGCCGCCGGGATGATAGGCACCATATTCGTGTCGCTGCTGCGCTCGCACGGGTTCGTCGCGGAGGCCAGGGTGCTCTGGTCCACCGGGTCCAACGTGATACTCGCCCCGCTGCTCCTGGAGCTCTTCCTGCTGATGATACTGGTCGGCAACTACCTGAACAACCGATCGTTCAGCGGCCTCAACGACATGTGGAGCCACCCCGGACGGCTGCTGGCGGACTTCGTCGACATCTTCGACTTCCCGCTGACCCTGGTCAACATGGGCATCAACGGCATGATAGTCACCCTGTACCTGCTCTTCTTCGGGGACATGAACGGGCCGACTCTCGGCGGGGTCCTGACGGTGGTCGGCTTCAGCGCCATGGGCAAGACCCCCCGCACCATCCTGCCCGTCATAGCCGGTGTGATGATCGGCAGCATCTCCAAGGAATGGGGCCTGTCGGACCCGTCGGTTCAGCTCGCGGTTCTGTTCGGAACCACTCTTGCGCCTATCTCGGGCGAGTTTGGCTGGAAGGCCGGTATGATCGCCGGGTACATCCACACCTCCGTGGTGCAGTACGTGGGGGTGCTGCACGCGGGATTCAATCTTTACAACAACGGCTTTGCAGGGGGGCTGGTGGCGGGGATGCTGGTACCCCTTTTCGAGGCCCTGAGAGGAAGGAGGAGACGCGGTATATGA